From Danio rerio strain Tuebingen ecotype United States chromosome 2, GRCz12tu, whole genome shotgun sequence:
aaatgtatttgttatattaattattacaCTGAAAAACTTTTTAGTGAGTccgaaaaaaaagaagaaagaaatgtatTGTGCAGTCAACAGGACACTGCAATATGTGTttacaggcccatagccagcctgttGAAAAGAGTAGTTTTTTCTCAAcctggacctttttgcagttaattgcctcatttttttttttaattaaaagatttGAATACTGAATTtaggtgacattttaagcactatttttagctgaattagcttgttggatggtcatcataaccacactttctgatataccaaaatatttcctaaatacttaaacacaaatttattacatcatatgtcattagaaaaaactgtagcctattgtaaTTTATGAGGtgaataacaaactggccagcacattcctcagtcagaatttggccatttgaaaaaaaaaaaaattcaaataataataataataataataacaataatagtagtagtaataacaatgatgataataatagtaatgataaaaaataataataataatattaataatgattgatggaaaaaaaaagtacatttgaaaattcacagataacaacaatagccaaattagtttacaaatcattttaatatgagcTGCTTTTGGAGCTTCATACTATTTTATTGGTCatgttttctttcaagaataaggtccaagattttgaataaaagttacttgtcaaatgtcttctatttaaaaacaattaagtagcTCAAGATGACTTCTTTTATGTcagatgttttcttgcacagctggatgttggagtcataaaaaaaataattgtttgcattaatttggccaaaactgattaccTGAGGaagattctgcttggtcttaaagcctttttgatgggttattttttaccatttatgatggcatagcattcaaaataggacaaatgagctcatcaATGGGACAAATTAGacttttgtcagtgaggggtgggtctttcaaatCTCCCGAACACCCCCTGGCTATGAGTCTggtttatgtgtatgtatgtacactCAAAAGAATAATTTTGGAGCTTGTTTAAACTGCTCATTTGAAAAGGATGAATCAACAAAATTCTCTCttttttggcacaacttaattgttttatgctcaatccactgaaatgtttaaaaatgattaagttaacttaatctatttgtgttgagacaacatgaaggtatTGGGTAGAACCGAGCACttttgcatgaatgaatgaaccgtctgttttaaaagtttgttttgataaaGCTACACCAAAACTTCACATCTGCACAGGTATGGAGGTATGGGCTCTTAACACGCCGTGAAAACAGGCGGCAGTATCGAGTCATTCAAGTTGGATGCATTCAAATGCTAATCGCCGAGAAAAGACTCTTGTTCCGGGTCGACCAGTTTTGTTGTGCTAAATGAAAACGAGTTTTGTCAGGCTGTATATAAAGTCGTCTGTTGTGGTTTAAAAGTCAGTGTTGGAAGATACCTCGACACAATGCAGAGACCACAGTTTCGCCATCCCCGTCCGGGCTCGGGTCCCCGGCCAGCAGGTTTTCGCAGCCCTCCACCAGCCTTCGACAGGACAGGGAGTATGTTTCCATCGCCTCCGTGGGCTTATTCAACCCCACCGCCGCCGTTTGGGCCGAGGTTTGGTCAGTGTTCTCCCAATACCCCACCGAGAGAGTATGGGGGTAATAGGAGCAGCAGCGGCGGCGGTGGGAAATATTTTAACGATCAGTCTCCGGGTCACACACCGCGCAGAGCGAACCCCAGTCCCCGCGGCGCGCCGTTCAGACGCTCGCCGTACGAGAGCCCCGGAAGACACTCTGGATATCAGGTAGTTTACTCGCGTTCAGGTCCGTGTTATAATAATGCACGGACTTAAACATATTTATGTATTGTAATTTGGCTTCTTCGGTCAACTCTGCtgacaaaaaaaacatcaaacaccAACCTTTATTTAAGTcggttttaggggtctccaaaCCTGGTCATGGCTTGTTTACGAGCGGTTTTGTCTACTTGATGAAAATTCTACCATTTACCCATCATTTACTTATTCAAACcattttttgattgatttattgtactgttaaaaacaaaattaaatatattaaaatgttaacctGTATTCAAT
This genomic window contains:
- the mplkip gene encoding M-phase-specific PLK1-interacting protein, translated to MQRPQFRHPRPGSGPRPAGFRSPPPAFDRTGSMFPSPPWAYSTPPPPFGPRFGQCSPNTPPREYGGNRSSSGGGGKYFNDQSPGHTPRRANPSPRGAPFRRSPYESPGRHSGYQGSPRTSTPFGSAHGRDRGTNDMEKYYKPSMLQDPWADLQPISVTQTQSKTSKQSDTSRQGRYYN